The genome window ATAAGCTTTGGAAAGATTATTCGAATTGAACCAATAAGCTTTTGATTCGAACCtaagcaaaaatatatatatgttgggCGTGCCTGATGGTAACTGTTCCCACACGTTGATGGTCAAGGCAAAGGCAGTGAGTAAAGGTCGTCGCCACCACAACGGGAAACAAGGGGTCGTCGTGGATCTAAACTGGAATTGCAATGGTCAAGAGAACAGGTGGCGATGGATCTAGGTTATGATGGGGTAGCAGTTGGTTTGAGCGAATAATTTGGGCGGAATTTGAAGAAAGGTATGAGTGGTCTAAGGTTTAGGAAGCTAGAAAGTCTAAGAGAGAAAATAGTATTTGATCGATGTAGAATCTAGCACACCGAACCTTATACTAGAGGGAGCGCATCAGGACACAAGTTCGATCGGTTTGATATCTTAGGTAGAGTGATTGCTGCTTGGGTTGATGTCATTTTATTgtccaacaaaatttattttactaTCAAAATAGCATAGAAATCCATATGCCTGTTTGTTCAATGAAATGTCACACGATTGATTATGTTCTTTTAATTCTTGGTTACGGCTGCGACTCTTGCAGTTTATTCAAATACACGATTAGTCTTTCTAATGGCTGTGTATAGAAAGTTATAGGCATTAAATATTTGGAATATGAATTATACCTAAGTAATTTATCGAGGATGGTGACTTGATGGCATCACATTATATTCCTGGTACTCTTTTTCCGGCCGGTGTGTACTAATTTATTTTCCTAGCTCCAGTGCCaagcaaaaggggaaaaaacgCCTTGATAGACGAATGGGACCTTAATCAGAAGGAAACCATTTTGTTTTTCGGGTAGGGCAGCAGGAAACTGAACCAAGTTGGCGAGGGATGCAGGctcttttattattattattattattattattattattattattattattattattattattattattatttgacGTGAAGTAGTAGTGGGTTAGGAATAAATGAAGAAGATAAAGCTTGGCAGCTGCAGGTTGGTTCTTACATCCATCTACCTCCAACAGCCTTGTCCTCCTTACTTTTCGATCGATGACGCACATCGCTTAGGTTCTCGATAACTTCTGTTGCATCCATAGAATATATGTGCTGTGTGTCACAGTGTGTGATGTCAACTTCAACAAGGGGACCGATGagatgatcatgcatgcatgcatataatgatataaaattaattgaaaggaaaaaaaatagctagAACTATCTATTGAAAGCTGTGCTCATATCCAACAAaatgaaatgaaagaaaagaGCTCGGACATACTCCGATCGAGGCCGCGGGGATCGAAGAAGCCGGTTTCTCTTTTGCTTGGCACGCGGCGTGTGCTTCTTGTTCGTCATGCGTCGTGTTTGGGAGGCAGGATGCAGCAGCTACTTGAAGTTGTCAGGAAATACTGACAAACAAGCACATGAAGTTGCTGTCGCTTGTCTAGCTTGCTCGTATTTGTAAGagtaatttgaattttgaatcgCGCGTCTAGTCTTCTTGCTCGTATTTATATAGCAACCACTTGGAGATTCTTTACTAGACGATCAATTAAACAAAATCGATGAGATATCTGCCCCGAGAGACGGAGCAAAGATTCCCAGAACAAAACACAATCCACACATGGCGATGAGCAGGAGAAGCAAGCCCTCACGCACTTCATCAGCTGCAAGTTGCAATGCATGCATTCATCTGATCACCGGCACAACCGAAACCTTCCCCTCTGCTTCCTCTCCTAACCTATTCTTCACTCCTTTTTAACTAGATTAGATGGGAATAGTAAGTAGTACCGGTTGCATGAGTTCAAGGCAATAATCAAGTAGTACACTTGACATGGAGTGACCTGACCATGTGCCGCCCAGCTTCGATGcagaattttttaaataatattattttattaaaaaattgttaaaataaAAGATTTATCGGTATTCCACATGCCGATATGTTATGTGGCACTAGATCTAAGAGCATGTCGGCACGCGAAATGCGGACCAACGGTATGTCACCATTTCACGTGCGATAAACATCCGAATAGACACTAACAAAGGTGTCACAATAGCGGATAGCCGACAGGGCTGTCGGCAAATGGAATGCCAACAGGACTGTCAGCTGTctttttttaattgattttaattaataattaggagaatataatgtatttattgaaagatttttattaataattagaataatattATGTATTTAACGAGTCAATGCCAAAAGTCAATGTGGATCCTATAAAAGAAGTTAAAAGAGTTGTTCAAATGATATCATATAGTGGTTTATTTTTTTGCTAATATTGATTCGATGtaattttgtcgatatttctttatttaattgatgtaaaattatgtgtgtaattttttttaagtagcgttaggaggatacaaaatctatatttttaaaCAATAATAGTTATGAACCACAATTATTATAATACCTAACATAAAGGTTACATATGTTAGTAAATATTACATGAAAGAGAAATCGGCAGCCACTTATATAAAGGTCTATCGGCACACGGAATGCCGACAGACCTAACGTGATACATGTCGGCATTTCGCGTGCCAATAGATCATGACATGTCACCTGTCGGCACGCGAAATACCGACAGGCCAGTACGCTGCACGAACATCCTATGTGGCACACCTCTTTAGCTATGCCCACAACCTATCGGTATTCTATATGCTGATAGGCCTCCGAGCTCAGTGCCACGTAGGTTGTCGGTATGCAAAATACTGACAAATCCTTTGTCGGTATTCCGTGTGCcgaaatttttgaatttgactattatttttacaatttaataaaatgatattattaaaaaaatccttcgatgcatgtatgtatgccctttgattaattattaaaaaagaaaaagaaaaggaaaagcttcagtggatgcatgcatgccctCACTAattattaaaaaagaaaaagaaaagggaactGATCCCAATCAAGTCCGTATCGACCATCACTGGTTTCAATTCAAACGATTTATGGGCGGTGGTGGCATGGACATGTGAAGAGTATTATTCAATGGGCATCGCAAGGACACGAGGAAACAAAGAGAATCCGATGCAGTCTCTCTCCGTCTCCTCTACTGGAGCAGGATGTGATGTCCATTGTTATTATCGTGGTACTATTGTCTTCTGCAGTGTAATTATTATTCATTTCAAATCACAAGTAGGGATAGGTCTTTTTAAGTTTGGCTAAGAAATTATTTCCTTACCAGATCTTCTTGTCATTTGAATTCCAAGTGAAAGGTTTCACTGAAGAGTCTTTTACATCTGAGTTACTCCGCATCGCATGGTTTTCCATGTGTCTTTTTTTTGGCAGTCCAAAGAGAAACCTTACTGTCCACACGGTGCCCAGCCTCTCGTCGCTACGCTGGCGGGCCAGCAGGTGGGCACGAAGTACATTGGACAGAAAGCTCTGGATGTGTCATGTGTGAGATATCATAACAACTTGATCGTATCACTCATCCCGACCGTTTTATTTGTACATAGGTTCTCTCGATATAAGCACTACTGGTGtttctttatctaaaaaaacacTAATAGTGTTTACTAACATTATTGCTTTGTCACATACTCACATGAATAAAGTCCGGATGTAAGAATTGAAGAGAATGACGATACAGCTGCAGAGGGAGTGTTGTGTTGCCTGTCAAGCAGACGGAGCAGACTGAGATACAGCACTGTTGCGTGCAAGAGCATGACCCAGCAGTCGGAAGGAGGGATGGACATCCTGGACACGCTCCAGATACAGCGGGGTCTGCATCTCGATAAGCCGAGATATCTGCAAAACAAGATGCGCCATCACAACTACTGTAAAACCATTTCAAAGACTCAACGAAATCAGCAAAGAGCTTAGAGCAGTTGAGTTTTGTCTACAAGATGATAACTATATAGTCTTAACACAACTTCATCAGTACTTATGAATTATCTCACGCAAGTAGCAACTATTTGTACACAACAAGGTAAAAACGTCCGTTACTTACCGCCCTGCGGAACGCAAACATCTCTTCTTGACCGGACAATATTGACACTAGGCCAGCTGTAGAAGGCCCCGAGCCAACATTGCCTCCTGCTAAAACATCTCTCCTTAGCTTTGTCCCCTCGGCCTCAGTTTCAAACTGAAAACTGCATAACATGACCTCCCATGTCAGAAATCATGATCAATTCCAGTGCAATTCAAATGCCCGCAGTGTTCTATATTTCGAATGTAGCAGATGACCTTGTATAAGAAACATTTTCCCTACCACCCACGGCTCAATCAATCATTTTCCTATGACAAAGCTCATTGAGACATATTTTCAGTTCATGGTCTTTGTAAAGATGAAGAGATAAGACGATATATATGGTTGCTATTACCGTTGAATGTACAAGGCACACATATTGAATTGAAATTTGTATAACATGACTTTACATGATCAGGAATAGGTTATCAACGTTACCTCTCTAAATCAAAAAGAGGTCCTTCTTCAGTTCCTTGGAAAAGATCATCAATGGATGAGGCAGCTAGACATATAAGACGGCAGTGATGATTGTACAGCTCATCGATAAGCGTGATAAACCTTCTTGCCTAAATGAGTTATGATATTAGCAAACAAGGGGGAAAACAAATGTTTACTGCTTCAGTAAAATAGAGAGTTATAACTAACTAATGCTTACTGCATGTCAATTCAGATATCTATGGTAAATTAAACAAATGAAACTTTTCTGTTTTCCATGTTGCAATATCCTTTGAAAGCTCTCCAACTCAATCGACCTGTCCTCTATCATTCCATCCTATCCTATCTATATCTTGCTTTTTCCAGTTTGCCACATGCTTCTAGAGAACACATTTCACTTTGTTTTATTTGGGAGCACATATTTCACTTTGTTGTTTTCTGAAGGCTCCAGACTACCAGTTGCAACTGAACTCTCATacccaccaaccaaacaagaaACTTTAAAGCCCTGACCACTAAACTTCCATTCCCTTACACATATTACCTCCAGCTAAACAGAAAGCAGAAAAAGCAACAGGTGAAGGAATACCTTGTCACGAATTTTCATACTCATAGCTGGAATTTCTGATATGAAAATTGTATGGTAGTTCCTAGCTATTGCTATATAATCTGCAGCTCCAACCTGAAAATTAAGTATAGGAATGAGCAATGcattaggaaaaagaaaagcgaCTGTGCTCTCGGAGATAATGAAAAAGAGTCACTGCTATATTTACATGATAAAAGCACATCGTATTGGGTCTTATATATTTATGTATTGTCTGATCAGTTCTTGttccataattaaaaatatgCATATACTGACGTTAGAATTCAGTTCAAAGTTTAGGAGTAAAGGAGGTTTAAAAAACAGGGATACTATCTTATTTTGTCAACCTGAAAGTGCCATGATAGTTTTGTTTTTCCCATCCAACTTGTACTCTAGACAGATataaaaatgagagagagagagagagagagagagagagagagagagattacgGGGCGACCACATAAATACTCGAAGTCAAACCTTGCCACGCCATTACAGCTTCGAGGAATCTCAATAGACCTGTCATGAAATTGAAATTAATCTAGTTTGCTTTTATTGGTACCGAGATGCTTTATCCAATGGACATACCTCCCGAACATTACAGGAATGGTGACAGAAACAATGTTTCCTCCTGTTTGGTTACTTATGTCGCGCCATGTATCCTCATACATACTGCGAGTGTCAGAAGTGACAGGCCAAAAATAGTGAACCTGTCGACAATTGAGAAAAATTTTAGTTATTTGATCAAGATAAACCTAATATTGCAGATGGTACCAGGAATAATCTAACTTGTTTATGTTGAAGCTTTTACAGGAAATAGATCACTTCATTCAAAGCTCATGTAACAAGCAGCAAGGTTATCTCCAGAACAAAAAATGCCGCAGATTTATGCAGATCAAGTGTCATAGATCTCATACATTGCTATACAATTTGTAAGGAGGTTGTGCCATTCCCTTACCAATCCTAGGATCACCTAGGTGCCTTCCTCCTCAACTGAATGCTAGCACCCCTAgccaaatttcaaaaataataaagaaacgAATGGAAGTCAACCTGAGTTGAGCCTTCTGTTGGAATTAGACGACGGTAGTCCTTTTCAGTTCCAACAAGAATCTTATTGCAGTTTTCATCTAATTTTGATAAAAACTCAAGGAAGATGTCCCTCTGCATTCCATCCTATAAAACCAACAGAAAAAGAATGAAAAGATCAAAATGCAGTACTACAGTACCTTAACTTGAAAAGGTTGCGAAAAATGATAATATAGATAATTcataaattacaaaaaataaGGAAAACGAAGAATAAACACTTAAAGAGGAACCTGCCTGATTCAGATCTTCAGGTGCTTTGTTACTGGTTGCTACGAGTACAGTCCCTGTGCTTAACAGTCTGCTTAGAATGCCAGACAGGGCCACAACAGCAAATACATCGATGGTCTGCACAAATGTGCTTGCTCAGTGTAGCTAAAAAAGCCCGGTTACTGAGCATATTGAATTAACAATGACAACTAGGTACTTCCCACTGCTGCAGGATCTTAAATTATTATGATAAACATAGTAAGTAAAAAGAGTATGTAAAAGTTCAAAGAAAAAGGAGACCCTAGCTAAAAAATATGACCGTCAATTCTGCACATATTGCTGCATGAGATAGAGTTTGAGTGTAGAATTCGCCAGTGAGGCATTAGCTTCATCAAAACTTATTGACATGTTGAAGTAAGAACTATGCTAGGTGATGTTGGCATACGCAGCCAATGTTCTTTACCAACGCCAATCTTACTTTATACTTCCCCAGTTTTTTCTAAGTAATCCAATAACCAAGCTGATAAATGCTATGAAAGAAATGGCAATTCTCTTTAAGATGGCAAAAGACTTCAATCCTCGACATTTGACAGTTTAGGTACCTGTATCTCATCAAAGCATAGAATGCTTGCTCCAGTTTTATTTGCCTGTCTATCAATCAGAAACTTGTCAGCAACCGCTAGAAGGATATGTTTTTGC of Phragmites australis chromosome 3, lpPhrAust1.1, whole genome shotgun sequence contains these proteins:
- the LOC133913799 gene encoding uncharacterized protein LOC133913799 translates to MILRRIHGRVFRRSFSPESLLDAARDGASRALASAGLPHRCLHDAAGDGTSPDHRKKPGPLTLYRNLVSQGKLTHDSYQENVASELHNLLRRLEHYEMEMEDYHTRLSIWENSREKERRKLLVEEAEDKQRGGVWIDEKRGFLDKLVMRRRRGSIEPGVGKWVSYLNREKKLDTVVGQRPVTPIAPKGLYLYGNVGSGKTMLMDMFYGATEGVIKHRRRFHFHEAMLEIHDHMHDVWKRRDDDKSIHSSAFSWISSLPFDAKIKEWLIGEEKYKQETQQKHILLAVADKFLIDRQANKTGASILCFDEIQTIDVFAVVALSGILSRLLSTGTVLVATSNKAPEDLNQDGMQRDIFLEFLSKLDENCNKILVGTEKDYRRLIPTEGSTQVHYFWPVTSDTRSMYEDTWRDISNQTGGNIVSVTIPVMFGRSIEIPRSCNGVARFDFEYLCGRPVGAADYIAIARNYHTIFISEIPAMSMKIRDKARRFITLIDELYNHHCRLICLAASSIDDLFQGTEEGPLFDLESFQFETEAEGTKLRRDVLAGGNVGSGPSTAGLVSILSGQEEMFAFRRAISRLIEMQTPLYLERVQDVHPSFRLLGHALARNSAVSQSAPSA